One stretch of Pyrenophora tritici-repentis strain M4 chromosome 4, whole genome shotgun sequence DNA includes these proteins:
- a CDS encoding Tcp11 domain containing protein — MGAQTPKTAATTTSYAPDHCYASRSGPMEVDDSHSSASSWHNSLTAAEGHANKERDCTAQGTRHAWTDVASRHATSPSAIPMYHSTIPEELVGLLRVMIRERSAEMMEDNVPSTEELAEQFLEAVDTPPVTKQSLSELDIQSIITNMKLRHDVNFDRDLSFRPNVDGIKGQEKERAAEKYWTALIAELELYNRLFQGTPAIPQARVEVLTPHAQRRIPLLFQTVRDVLKSLVPERDHARVDEHLDIPMLMQAIERGVCDFVRLAEWMAQLLKEHCAPMRDAMVDNMVVLMKQGAAQHRSWKIVFGLKELFGVLEAMKLDVANHQIRNLKTLLIEDTVNFEKHYHLDRLVNGRARVNVNTAQQWFTDAVEAFGPECSPRPRGGPCFQLEVFTRAVVAITFGRDGRSEFPDTFFLDQDRLRALKAEVGDLVMFEVCMEMYIALARQFGYSGHVSLAIGQQLRVALSAIMGEAAGRGPQQWVVNSEALSLEIMRQASRLAGISSDYSFDRMADANQNLRVLFMHRSAYHAGRLEATLLPQILANVDRHGSSSPVDLFTNLVSLSPSMPPLPTLSRPGITDTFAFAHLHPETAKLADLANRITHITLLHWRVWGPIAYIQDDESQNARGDSASIPLPRQPAGNTEQEASVPASMRTGEPLEPGQEPHVRHHSLQ; from the exons ATGGGTGCCCAAACGCCAAAGACCGCTGCCACCACTACGTCGTACGCGCCTGATCACTGTTATGCTTCACGGTCGGGCCCCATGGAAGTAGATGACAGTCATTCTTCTGCTTCATCATGGCACAATTCACTCACAGCCGCAGAAGGACATGCAAACAAGGAAAGGGATTGTACCGCACAGGGAACCAGGCATGCCTGGACTGACGTCGCATCACGGCATGCAACCTCACCTTCGGCGATACCAATGTACCACTCGACTATTCCAGAGGAGCTCGTGGGACTGCTCAGAGTCATGATTAGGGAACGCTCGGCTGAGATGATGGAAGACAATGTGCCATCAACCGAAGAGCTCGCGGAGCAGTTTCTAGAAGCAGTCGACACGCCACCAGTCACCAAACAGTCATTGAGCGAGCTCGATATCCagagcatcatcaccaaCATGAAATTACGGCATGACGTCAACTTTGACCGGGATCTCAGCTTTAGACCAAACGTGGATGGCATCAAAGGGCAAGAAAAGGAACGGGCGGCTGAGAAGTACTGGACAGCGTTGATCGCCGAGCTTGAATTGTACAACCGACTGTTCCAAGGGACACCAGCAATCCCGCAAGCCCGGGTTGAGGTTCTCACTCCCCACGCGCAACGGCGCATACCACTTTTGTTTCAAACGGTCCGAGATGTTTTAAAGAGCCTGGTTCCTGAACGCGACCATGCAAGGGTAGATGAGCATCTCGATATCCCGATGCTGATGCAAGCCATCGAGCGAGGAGTCTGTGACTTTGTTCGACTGGCGGAGTGGATGGCACAACTACTAAAGGAGCATTGCGCTCCGATGCGGGATGCCATGGTTGATAACATGGTCGTCCTTATGAAGCAAGGTGCGGCTCAACATAGATCTTGGAAGATTGTCTTCGGTCTGAAGGAGCTCTTCGGCGTCTTGGAGGCTATGAAACTT GATGTCGCAAATCATCAAATACGGAACCTGAAGACGCTCTTGATTGAAGATACGGTCAACTTCGAGAAGCACTATCATTTGGACCGACTGGTTAACGGCAGGGCGAGAGTCAACGTTAACACCGCACAACAGTGGTTCACAGATGCAGTCGAGGCGTTCGGCCCAGAGTGCTCCCCACGACCACGGGGCGGACCGTGCTTTCAGCTTGAAGTCTTCACCCGCGCTGTCGTAGCTATTACCTTCGGTAGAGATGGACGGAGCGAGTTTCCCGACACCTTCTTCCTTGATCAGGACCGACTACGGGCTCTCAAGGCTGAAGTCGGTGATCTCGTCATGTTTGAAGTTTGCATGGAGATGTACATCGCACTGGCAAGACAATTTGGGTACTCAGGCCATGTATCCCTTGCAATCGGACAACAACTTCGTGTTGCCCTCTCCGCTATCATGGGTGAGGCTGCTGGTCGTGGTCCACAACAATGGGTGGTGAACTCTGAAGCACTTTCCTTGGAGATTATGCGACAGGCTTCGCGTCTCGCCGGGATATCATCCGACTACAGCTTCGACCGCATGGCTGACGCCAACCAAAACCTTCGCGTCCTCTTCATGCACAGGTCAGCTTACCATGCAGGACGCCTCGAGGCTACTCTACTACCACAAATTCTCGCTAATGTCGACCGGCACGGTTCTTCATCGCCTGTTGATCTCTTTACCAATCTCGTCTCCCTATCTCCTTCAATGCCACCCCTACCTACCCTTTCGCGACCCGGCATCACCGATACGTTTGCGTTCGCTCACTTACATCCCGAGACCGCCAAGTTGGCCGACCTGGCCAACCGCATCACGCACATCACCCTTCTTCACTGGCGCGTGTGGGGTCCAATCGCATACATTCAGGATGACGAATCGCAAAACGCGCGGGGGGACTCAGCCTCAATCCCCCTGCCACGACAGCCAGCCGGCAACACCGAGCAGGAAGCTTCCGTCCCGGCAAGCATGCGCACCGGTGAACCACTAGAACCTGGTCAAGAGCCGCATGTGCGACACCACTCCCTCCAATGA
- a CDS encoding HemB, Delta-aminolevulinic acid dehydratase, giving the protein MSFSSLVSDIAYRNSERPERPDLRSQVSEARSTRSYASTAATSVSISGDIKSQLHGGYSHPLSRAWQAERQLTKSMLIFPLFISDQPDEETLIPSLPNIHRRGLNKIVPYLTPLVAKGLKSVILFGVPLAPTAKDALGTNADDPKGPVIKGIRLLRRAFPDLFIVADVCLCEYTSHGHCGILRDDGSLNNALSVERIADVAISYAQAGAHCVAPSDMNDGRIRAIKLRLIEAGIAHQVVLMSYAAKFSGCLYGPFRDAAGSVPSFGDRRCYQLPPGGRGLARRAIVRDIDEGADIIMVKPANQYLDIISDAKEIGKDMPIAAYQVSGEYAMIHAAAAAGVFDLRQMAEESTQGILRAGASIVVSYFTPEFLDWLSH; this is encoded by the exons ATGTCCTTCTCTTCGCTAGTCTCGGATATCGCGTACCGGAACTCTGAACGTCCTGAGCGTCCTGACCTGCGTTCCCAAGTTTCCGAAGCGCGCTCTACGCGGTCCTATGCTAGCACGGCTGCCACCAGCGTGAGCATTTCTGGCGACATCAAGAGCCAGTTACATGGCGGTTACAGCCACCCGCTTTCGCGAGCATGGCAGGCCGAAAGGCAACTTACCAAG TCCATGCTCATCTTCCCCCTCTTCATATCCGACCAGCCTGATGAAGAGACGCTTATTCCCTCCCTTCCCAACATTCACCGCCGGGGCCTAAACAAGATCGTGCCCTACCTTACGCCGCTTGTCGCAAAGGGCCTGAAGTCGGTCATATTATTTGGCGTACCACTTGCGCCCACTGCAAAGGATGCGCTCGGCACCAACGCCGACGACCCAAAGGGGCCTGTAATCAAGGGTATTCGACTGCTCCGACGAGCCTTCCCTGACCTCTTCATCGTCGCCGATGTCTGTCTCTGCGAATACACTTCACACGGCCACTGTGGTATCCTGCGCGACGACGGCAGTTTGAATAATGCCTTGTCGGTAGAGCGCATTGCGGATGTGGCTATATCATATGCACAGGCCGGTGCGCATTGCGTTGCGCCCTCGGACATGAATGACGGTCGCATACGCGCCATCAAGCTGAGGCTGATTGAAGCCGGAATCGCACACCAAGTAGTACTCATGTCCTACGCCGCAAAGTTCTCGGGCTGCTTGTACGGTCCCTTCCGTGATGCTGCAGGCTCAGTACCCTCGTTCGGCGACCGACGATGCTATCAGCTACCACCTGGCGGCCGCGGACTGGCGCGACGAGCCATTGTAAGAGACATTGATGAGGGCGCCGACATAATCATGGTCAAGCCAGCCAACCAATACCTTGACATCATCAGTGATGCAAAGGAGATTGGCAAGGACATGCCAATCGCGGCATACCAAGTATCTGGCGAATATGCCATGATTCACGCcgcggcagcagcaggcgTATTTGATTTGAGGCAGATGGCAGAAGAGTCTACTCAGGGTATCCTACGCGCAGGCGCTTCCATAGTAGTCAGCTACTTCACACCCGAGTTCCTGGACTGGCTAAGCCACTGA